From one Bacteroides intestinalis DSM 17393 genomic stretch:
- a CDS encoding polysaccharide biosynthesis protein, translated as MSIFKGKILLITGGTGSFGNAVLRRFLDSDIKEIRIFSRDEKKQDDMRHALQNPKVKFYIGNVRDKASVDVAMRGVDYVFAAAALKQVPSCEFFPMEATMTNVIGTGNVLASAIEHGVKNVVVLSTDKAAYPINAMGISKALMEKIAMAKGRELGENAQTTICCTRYGNVMASRGSVIPLWVEQIEQGNPITITDPNMTRFMMTLDDAVDLVIYAFMHGKNGDLFVQKAPAATLETLAEALKQVYAEINPKYGDTEVKVIGTRHGEKLYETLVTREEMAKAIDMGDYYRIPCDNRDLNYDKFFNEGNKEIAKIEDYHSHNTRRLDVGGMKELLLKLRFIREDLGLQQRSKAKEIRSE; from the coding sequence ATGTCTATTTTTAAAGGTAAAATTCTTTTGATTACTGGAGGTACAGGTTCTTTCGGTAATGCAGTTTTACGTCGTTTTCTTGATTCAGATATTAAGGAGATACGTATATTTTCAAGAGATGAAAAGAAACAGGATGATATGCGTCATGCTTTACAAAATCCTAAAGTGAAATTTTATATTGGTAATGTACGTGATAAGGCTTCTGTTGATGTGGCTATGCGTGGTGTAGATTATGTGTTTGCTGCTGCTGCTTTAAAACAAGTGCCAAGTTGTGAGTTTTTTCCAATGGAGGCAACAATGACCAATGTGATAGGTACTGGTAATGTGCTTGCATCAGCAATTGAACATGGTGTGAAGAATGTGGTTGTGCTTTCAACAGATAAGGCTGCATATCCTATTAATGCTATGGGTATCAGCAAGGCACTGATGGAGAAAATTGCGATGGCCAAAGGACGTGAATTGGGGGAAAATGCGCAAACTACTATTTGCTGTACACGTTATGGTAATGTAATGGCAAGTCGTGGTTCGGTGATTCCATTGTGGGTAGAGCAAATAGAACAGGGAAACCCTATAACTATAACCGATCCAAATATGACACGTTTCATGATGACATTGGATGATGCAGTTGATTTAGTTATTTATGCATTTATGCATGGGAAGAATGGAGATCTTTTTGTTCAAAAAGCACCAGCTGCTACTCTTGAAACACTTGCAGAAGCTTTAAAGCAAGTTTATGCAGAAATTAATCCTAAGTATGGTGACACCGAAGTGAAAGTTATTGGTACTCGTCATGGAGAAAAACTTTATGAGACACTTGTTACTCGTGAAGAAATGGCTAAGGCTATAGATATGGGGGATTATTATCGTATTCCTTGTGATAATCGTGATTTGAACTATGATAAATTTTTTAATGAAGGAAATAAAGAAATTGCTAAAATAGAAGATTATCATAGTCATAACACTCGTCGTCTTGATGTAGGGGGCATGAAAGAGCTACTTCTAAAGCTTCGTTTTATTCGTGAAGATTTAGGCCTTCAGCAACGTTCTAAAGCGAAAGAAATACGTTCAGAGTAA
- a CDS encoding NAD-dependent epimerase/dehydratase family protein, protein MNILITGIHGFVGSNLVIALKKRHVLYGLDIVAPEKEGVVKTFAWEDIESTSFPMQRLPQFDAIIHLAGKAHDTKNQSVAQAYFDINTGLTQKIFDFFLESTAKKFIFFSSVKAAADSVVGDALKEDVVPTPIGPYGESKIAAENYILDKLKNKNEKLKLHDDRKQVYILRPCMIHGPGNKGNLNLLYNVVKKGIPWPLGDFENKRSFTSIDNLCYVVEGLLTKNVASGIYHMGDDEALSTNELITLMCEAMGKAPHIWKMNRKMMEGCAGLGTLLHLPLNTERLRKLTENYVVSNEKIKAALGIERMPVRAADGIMKTIKSFSN, encoded by the coding sequence ATGAATATACTTATTACAGGAATTCACGGTTTTGTGGGCTCCAATCTAGTTATTGCCCTAAAAAAGCGTCATGTTCTTTATGGTCTTGATATCGTCGCTCCTGAAAAGGAGGGAGTAGTGAAGACTTTTGCTTGGGAAGATATTGAATCAACTTCTTTTCCAATGCAGCGTTTGCCACAATTTGATGCCATCATCCATCTGGCCGGTAAAGCACATGATACAAAGAACCAGTCTGTTGCACAGGCGTATTTTGATATCAATACAGGACTGACTCAGAAGATCTTTGATTTCTTTCTGGAATCTACAGCTAAAAAGTTCATATTCTTTAGTTCAGTGAAGGCTGCTGCCGATAGTGTAGTAGGGGATGCGTTGAAGGAAGATGTGGTACCTACTCCAATAGGACCTTACGGAGAGAGTAAGATAGCAGCCGAGAATTATATTCTCGATAAATTAAAAAATAAGAATGAAAAATTAAAACTACATGATGATAGGAAGCAGGTATATATATTGAGACCCTGCATGATTCATGGCCCGGGCAATAAAGGAAACCTGAATTTGCTTTATAATGTGGTAAAGAAAGGTATTCCCTGGCCTTTGGGAGATTTTGAGAATAAGCGTTCGTTCACTTCGATTGATAACTTATGTTATGTGGTGGAAGGTTTGCTGACAAAGAATGTAGCGAGTGGCATTTATCACATGGGTGATGACGAAGCCCTATCTACAAATGAATTGATTACTCTCATGTGTGAGGCTATGGGTAAAGCACCTCATATCTGGAAGATGAACCGGAAGATGATGGAAGGTTGTGCAGGTTTAGGAACTTTACTTCATCTGCCGCTGAATACTGAACGTTTGCGGAAACTGACGGAGAATTACGTGGTTAGTAATGAGAAGATTAAAGCTGCACTTGGCATTGAACGAATGCCTGTTCGTGCTGCTGATGGGATTATGAAAACGATAAAATCGTTTTCAAATTAA
- a CDS encoding acyltransferase, producing MKKLSLTYRFLCFIGLNYSEEEYGDVSLFKVIGKFFGNMYHALLLSMMNWVIFEPINPRMLRPFLLRRLGCKVGKGVFIGDHVVVDENHADHIILEDHVHIASGTRLLCHQRDLSNYCVGDDYAKLGYKLGIIHMKKGSLVGMESFIMPGVTIGEGAIVGAGSLVTKDIPAWTIAAGRPAKVVKEIPQRISVK from the coding sequence ATGAAAAAACTAAGTTTAACATACCGTTTCCTTTGTTTTATAGGTTTAAATTATTCAGAGGAGGAATATGGTGATGTCAGTCTATTTAAAGTTATTGGGAAGTTTTTTGGAAACATGTATCATGCTCTTTTATTGAGTATGATGAATTGGGTTATTTTTGAACCAATAAATCCAAGAATGTTACGTCCTTTTCTATTGAGGAGACTTGGCTGTAAGGTAGGCAAGGGAGTATTTATTGGAGATCATGTTGTTGTAGATGAGAATCATGCAGATCATATAATATTAGAAGATCATGTGCATATAGCTAGCGGTACTCGTTTGTTATGCCATCAAAGAGATTTATCTAATTACTGTGTTGGGGATGATTATGCGAAGCTTGGTTATAAACTAGGTATAATCCATATGAAAAAGGGTAGTTTAGTTGGTATGGAATCATTTATTATGCCTGGTGTTACTATTGGTGAGGGTGCAATAGTTGGTGCTGGTTCTTTGGTTACAAAAGATATTCCAGCATGGACAATTGCTGCAGGTAGACCTGCTAAGGTCGTGAAAGAAATTCCTCAGAGAATTTCTGTAAAATAA
- a CDS encoding bifunctional metallophosphatase/5'-nucleotidase, whose product MKRFYFFLGWIFFLTGAVLAQDKIVKLKIVETSDIHGNYYPYDFILRHEAAGSLARVYEFVQKERETYKDNLLLLDNGDILQGQPCAYYYNYIDTISLHLAAEVLNYMKYNVGNMGNHDVETGRAVFDRWAGDCNFPILGANIIDTVTGKTHFKPYEVLERDGVKIVVLGMITPAIPVWLSENLWKGLRFDDMEETARKWMKIIREKENPDLVIGIFHAGQDALLMGGKYRENASLEVARNVPGFDIVLMGHDHTRELKKIKNVEGDSVLIMDPASKGGVVANADVTLKLRKGKVVEKHISGVLTEMKNYTANKDFMARFAPQFSDVRDFVSKKIGSFTETISTRPAYFGSSAFIDLIHMLQLEITNAEISLAAPLSYDTEISKGDVFVSDMFNLYKYENMLYTMKLSGKEIKDALEMSYDLWTNQMKSPDDHLLLLREKRREGATDRASFKNFSFNFDSAAGIIYTVDVTKPKGEKVTITSMADGTPFSLDKMYKVALNSYRGNGGGELLTKGSGISQDELKDRILYSTDKDLRYYLMQYIEKKGVIEPHALGQWKFIPEEWVEPAAKRDYEYLFGKVEK is encoded by the coding sequence ATGAAGAGATTTTACTTTTTTTTAGGGTGGATATTCTTCCTGACAGGAGCCGTGTTGGCTCAGGATAAAATAGTAAAGCTGAAAATTGTAGAAACCAGCGATATACATGGTAACTATTATCCTTATGACTTTATACTTCGACATGAGGCAGCGGGAAGTCTGGCGCGTGTGTATGAGTTTGTTCAGAAGGAACGTGAGACTTATAAGGATAACCTGTTGCTATTGGATAATGGAGATATTCTACAAGGTCAGCCTTGCGCTTACTATTATAATTATATTGATACCATTTCTCTGCATCTGGCTGCCGAAGTGTTGAATTACATGAAGTATAATGTTGGTAACATGGGAAATCATGATGTGGAAACCGGGCGTGCTGTGTTTGATCGTTGGGCAGGTGATTGTAATTTTCCCATTTTAGGCGCCAATATCATTGATACGGTTACAGGGAAAACGCACTTTAAGCCTTATGAAGTATTGGAACGGGATGGTGTTAAGATTGTAGTGCTGGGAATGATTACTCCTGCTATTCCTGTGTGGTTGTCGGAAAACTTATGGAAAGGTCTGCGCTTTGATGATATGGAAGAGACAGCCCGCAAATGGATGAAGATTATCCGTGAAAAAGAGAATCCGGATTTAGTAATCGGAATTTTCCATGCCGGACAAGATGCTCTGTTGATGGGTGGTAAATATCGTGAGAATGCTTCACTGGAAGTGGCTCGTAACGTTCCTGGTTTTGATATTGTTTTGATGGGACACGATCATACCCGTGAATTGAAGAAGATTAAAAATGTAGAGGGAGACTCTGTGTTGATTATGGACCCGGCAAGTAAGGGAGGGGTTGTGGCGAATGCAGATGTTACTTTGAAATTGCGTAAGGGAAAAGTAGTCGAGAAACATATCAGCGGAGTGCTGACTGAGATGAAGAACTATACTGCAAACAAGGATTTTATGGCTCGTTTTGCTCCCCAGTTTAGTGATGTTCGGGATTTTGTGTCCAAGAAGATAGGAAGTTTCACTGAAACGATTTCTACGCGCCCTGCTTATTTCGGTTCTTCTGCTTTTATTGATTTAATCCATATGTTACAACTTGAAATCACGAATGCAGAAATTTCTTTAGCTGCTCCTCTGTCGTATGATACCGAGATCAGCAAGGGTGATGTGTTTGTAAGCGATATGTTCAATCTGTATAAGTATGAAAATATGCTTTATACTATGAAATTGTCCGGTAAGGAGATAAAAGATGCATTGGAGATGTCGTATGATTTGTGGACAAACCAGATGAAATCTCCTGATGACCATTTGTTGCTGCTTCGTGAGAAGCGTCGTGAAGGGGCAACAGATCGTGCTTCATTCAAAAACTTCAGCTTCAATTTTGATTCGGCTGCCGGTATCATTTATACGGTGGATGTAACGAAACCCAAGGGGGAAAAGGTGACTATAACCAGTATGGCGGACGGAACTCCTTTCTCTTTGGATAAAATGTATAAAGTAGCACTGAATTCCTACCGCGGTAATGGTGGAGGAGAATTATTGACTAAGGGCTCCGGTATTTCTCAGGATGAATTGAAAGATCGTATCCTGTACTCTACGGATAAAGATTTGCGTTATTACCTGATGCAATATATAGAGAAGAAGGGTGTGATTGAGCCACATGCGTTGGGACAATGGAAGTTTATTCCGGAAGAATGGGTGGAGCCTGCTGCTAAACGGGATTATGAATACTTGTTTGGAAAAGTGGAAAAATAA
- a CDS encoding MraY family glycosyltransferase, whose protein sequence is MYYLIILVLLFLAELFYFRIADKCNIIDKPNERSSHTRITLRGGGIIFYFGALAYFLSNEWEYPWFMLALTLITFISFVDDVRSTSQGFRLVFHFTAMALMFYQWGLFSLSWWWIIIALIVCTGIINAYNFMDGINGITGGYSLVILGALAYINSKIITFVEPALIYTVLCSVFVFCFFNFRKKAKCFAGDVGSVSIAFILLFLIGRLIIKTEDFGWIILLSVYGVDSVLTIIHRLMLHENIGLPHRKHMYQLMANELRMPHVVVSLIYMVVQAIIIIGYIGCLNYGYIFLLGVILLLSFIYIWFMKKYFSLHQKV, encoded by the coding sequence ATGTATTACCTGATTATATTGGTTCTGCTATTTCTGGCAGAACTTTTTTATTTTAGAATAGCTGATAAGTGCAATATCATCGATAAGCCCAATGAGAGAAGTTCTCATACCCGGATTACTTTGCGTGGTGGCGGAATCATTTTCTATTTTGGCGCTTTGGCTTATTTCTTGAGTAATGAATGGGAATATCCCTGGTTCATGTTAGCATTGACCCTAATTACCTTCATCAGTTTTGTGGATGACGTTCGTTCCACTTCTCAAGGCTTTCGGTTAGTGTTTCACTTTACCGCTATGGCTTTGATGTTTTACCAATGGGGGCTGTTTTCTCTTTCGTGGTGGTGGATAATTATCGCATTGATAGTTTGCACAGGTATTATTAATGCTTATAATTTCATGGATGGTATCAACGGCATTACCGGTGGCTATTCATTGGTTATTCTTGGTGCATTAGCTTATATAAATTCTAAGATAATCACTTTTGTTGAGCCCGCTTTGATTTATACCGTCCTTTGCTCTGTATTTGTATTTTGTTTCTTTAATTTCCGTAAAAAGGCGAAGTGTTTTGCCGGTGATGTTGGTTCTGTGAGTATCGCCTTTATTCTTCTTTTTCTGATAGGGAGACTCATTATTAAAACAGAAGATTTCGGCTGGATTATCCTATTGTCTGTTTATGGTGTCGACAGTGTGCTTACTATCATTCATCGCTTGATGCTTCATGAAAACATTGGTTTACCTCATCGCAAACATATGTATCAGTTGATGGCGAACGAATTGAGGATGCCTCATGTTGTGGTTTCGTTGATTTATATGGTGGTACAAGCAATAATAATAATTGGCTATATAGGATGTTTGAACTATGGTTATATATTCTTGCTGGGTGTAATTTTATTGCTTAGCTTTATCTATATATGGTTTATGAAGAAGTACTTTAGTTTACATCAAAAGGTTTAA
- a CDS encoding sensor histidine kinase: protein MGLFRKIIYSFLLFLLISHIGLSSAFAVTGEHPVLIISSYNPDARQTSGNIYDFMEEFERLGGEAPISLENMNCKSFSEAPLWKSKMEELLAKYRGKRSPVLLVLIGQEAWTAYLSQADSIRGNVPVLAALASRNAIILPDDSVDLKTWMPDAVDFFNDFPNSSVKAGFVYEYDVEANINLIKKLYPETRNIAFVSDNSYGGVSLQAHVVEEMKKHPELNLILLDGRTNTIYTISDKLHELPPNTALLLGTWRVDMYDGYFMRNATYTMMEAAGDVPTFSITSVGIGYWAVGGVIPSYRALGKDMAHQAVRLLQGPDSDRVEVEVIPNKIQMDSKIVKDKRLDLSSIHQPIEMVNETPSFYEQYKYHIWTVGTVLVVLLSGLFVSLYFYYHTKKLKDELQESESALREAKDRAEESSRLKSAFLANMSHEIRTPLNAIVGFSDVLASGGTSVDEQQGYVDIIKTNSDLLLRLINDILDVSRLEADRVTFTIEKCDVVPLCQQVLASVSQARKSENEFIFECDRESVDLRTDTQRLQQVIINLLSNADKFTRNGKITLKLEVDDEKRVATFSVSDTGTGIPLEKQKQVFERFEKLNEYVQGTGLGLSICKLTVEKWGGEIWVDSGYTDGARFVFTHPFEIEQPNK from the coding sequence ATGGGCTTATTTAGGAAAATAATATATAGCTTTCTGCTTTTCTTACTGATATCCCACATTGGGCTTTCATCGGCCTTTGCGGTGACTGGAGAACACCCGGTATTGATTATCAGTTCATATAATCCGGACGCACGACAAACTTCTGGAAATATTTACGATTTTATGGAAGAATTTGAGCGGCTGGGAGGGGAGGCTCCGATATCTCTGGAAAATATGAACTGCAAAAGTTTCTCCGAAGCTCCTTTATGGAAAAGTAAAATGGAGGAACTTCTTGCTAAATACCGGGGAAAACGTTCGCCTGTACTACTTGTGCTGATTGGTCAGGAGGCTTGGACAGCTTATTTATCACAAGCAGATTCCATACGTGGAAATGTGCCGGTGCTGGCTGCACTGGCAAGCCGTAATGCCATTATTCTTCCGGATGATTCAGTCGATCTGAAAACATGGATGCCTGATGCAGTGGATTTCTTTAATGACTTCCCTAATTCTTCAGTGAAAGCCGGATTCGTTTATGAATATGATGTAGAAGCCAATATTAATCTGATAAAGAAGCTGTATCCGGAAACCAGGAATATTGCTTTTGTTTCCGATAATAGTTATGGTGGTGTTTCTCTGCAGGCACATGTAGTGGAAGAGATGAAAAAACACCCGGAACTGAACCTTATTCTGCTGGACGGACGAACGAATACAATTTATACCATAAGCGATAAATTACATGAATTGCCTCCCAATACAGCATTGTTATTGGGTACTTGGCGCGTAGATATGTATGACGGATACTTTATGCGCAATGCGACTTATACGATGATGGAGGCTGCCGGTGATGTTCCTACTTTTTCTATAACTTCTGTAGGTATAGGCTATTGGGCGGTAGGTGGAGTGATCCCCTCTTACCGGGCATTGGGTAAGGATATGGCGCATCAGGCGGTTCGTTTGTTGCAGGGACCGGACAGCGACCGGGTGGAAGTAGAGGTAATTCCGAATAAGATACAGATGGATAGCAAGATTGTGAAAGATAAGCGTTTGGATCTGTCTTCCATTCATCAGCCTATAGAAATGGTCAATGAAACTCCATCGTTTTACGAACAATATAAATATCATATCTGGACTGTTGGTACGGTCTTGGTCGTATTGCTGAGTGGATTGTTTGTTTCTCTGTACTTTTACTATCATACTAAGAAACTGAAAGATGAACTTCAGGAGTCGGAGAGTGCTTTGAGAGAAGCGAAAGACCGTGCGGAAGAGTCAAGCCGTCTAAAGAGTGCTTTCCTTGCTAATATGAGCCATGAAATCCGTACGCCGTTGAATGCGATTGTAGGATTCTCCGATGTATTGGCTTCAGGAGGTACTTCGGTGGATGAACAGCAGGGATATGTCGATATTATTAAAACAAATTCGGACTTGTTGCTTCGCCTGATCAATGATATCCTGGATGTTTCTCGTCTGGAGGCAGATAGGGTTACGTTTACAATTGAGAAGTGTGATGTAGTACCACTGTGCCAGCAGGTATTAGCTTCTGTTAGTCAGGCTCGTAAATCGGAAAATGAGTTTATCTTTGAGTGTGACCGTGAAAGTGTGGATTTGCGGACGGATACCCAGCGTTTGCAGCAGGTTATTATAAACTTACTCTCCAATGCCGACAAATTTACCAGAAATGGTAAGATCACATTGAAGCTGGAAGTAGATGATGAGAAGAGAGTAGCTACTTTCTCTGTATCAGATACCGGTACAGGTATTCCGTTGGAAAAACAGAAGCAGGTATTTGAACGGTTTGAGAAACTGAATGAATATGTGCAAGGCACGGGATTGGGTTTATCTATCTGTAAACTGACTGTAGAGAAGTGGGGAGGAGAGATCTGGGTAGATTCCGGATATACAGATGGAGCAAGATTCGTATTTACACATCCATTTGAGATAGAACAACCAAATAAATAA
- the wecB gene encoding non-hydrolyzing UDP-N-acetylglucosamine 2-epimerase, with protein sequence MNIKLDYSDIEFQENGKLKLLIIVGTRPEIIRLAAVINKCRKYFDCILAHTGQNYDYNLNGIFFRDLKLKAPEVYMDAVGDDLGATMGNIINASYKLMLQVKPDAVLVLGDTNSCLSVISAKRLHIPIFHMEAGNRCFDECLPEETNRRIVDIISDMNLCYSEHARRYLNVAGVAKERTYVTGSPMAEVLHENLQEIESSDIHRRLNLQKGKYILLSAHREENIDTERNFCSLFNAINAMAEKYDMPILYSCHPRSRNRLTASGFKLDSRVIQHEPLGFHDYNCLQMNAYAVVSDSGTLPEESSFFTSVGYPFPAICIRTSTERPEALDKGGFVLAGIDEKSLLQAVDTAVEMNNNGDNGVPVPDYMDENVSTKVVKLIQSYTGVVNKMVWRK encoded by the coding sequence TTGAATATAAAATTAGATTATTCAGATATTGAGTTTCAGGAGAATGGTAAACTGAAACTCTTGATTATTGTGGGCACACGTCCAGAGATTATTCGTTTGGCGGCTGTCATAAATAAATGTCGTAAATATTTTGATTGTATACTAGCTCATACAGGACAGAATTATGATTATAACTTGAATGGGATTTTCTTTCGTGACTTGAAGTTGAAAGCCCCAGAAGTGTATATGGATGCTGTGGGAGATGACTTGGGTGCCACAATGGGAAATATTATTAATGCCAGTTATAAACTAATGCTTCAAGTGAAGCCTGATGCCGTGTTAGTACTGGGTGATACAAATTCTTGTCTCAGTGTAATAAGTGCCAAACGACTGCATATTCCTATTTTCCACATGGAAGCTGGTAACCGTTGTTTTGACGAATGTTTGCCAGAAGAAACTAATCGTCGTATTGTAGACATTATCTCCGATATGAATCTTTGTTATTCGGAACATGCTCGCAGATACTTGAATGTTGCAGGAGTAGCAAAAGAACGCACTTATGTGACTGGTTCGCCTATGGCAGAAGTACTTCATGAGAATCTACAGGAAATAGAATCTTCAGATATCCACAGAAGATTGAATTTGCAAAAAGGGAAATACATTTTGCTGTCGGCTCATAGAGAAGAGAATATTGATACAGAAAGGAATTTTTGTTCTTTATTTAATGCCATTAATGCTATGGCAGAAAAGTATGATATGCCGATTCTTTATAGTTGTCATCCTCGTAGTCGTAATCGTTTGACTGCAAGTGGATTTAAACTTGATTCTCGCGTGATACAGCACGAACCTCTTGGCTTTCATGATTACAATTGTTTGCAGATGAATGCATATGCTGTAGTGAGTGATAGTGGTACCTTGCCAGAGGAAAGCAGTTTCTTTACTTCGGTGGGTTATCCTTTTCCTGCTATCTGTATTCGTACAAGTACGGAGCGTCCGGAGGCTTTGGACAAAGGAGGATTTGTATTGGCTGGCATTGATGAAAAGTCATTATTGCAGGCAGTGGATACGGCTGTCGAAATGAATAATAATGGAGATAATGGCGTTCCTGTTCCTGATTATATGGATGAGAATGTATCGACTAAAGTTGTGAAACTGATTCAGAGCTATACTGGAGTAGTGAACAAGATGGTTTGGAGAAAGTAG
- a CDS encoding glycosyltransferase family 4 protein codes for MFAFNISRIEMKVLLITQYFYPENFKSNDIAFELVKRGYEVDALVGIPNYPEGQIYNGYGLFKKRRENVKGVNVYRSFQIPRGKGGGLRLMINYLSFVFSSCFNVFFYFAWRNYDAVIVHEVSPIFQAYPAILLRKLRKVPVYLWVLDIWPDAMMSGGGIKNRKILSFVNRLVVNIYGQCDRILISSKRFTESILSKGDFVDKIKYFPNWSDDLLKVDSEYPIPQLPDGFKIMLAGNLGRSQNLDAVVQLILSLRDIKDLKWIFIGNGSEKEWLDNFIEANKLSDVAFTLGRFPLEAMPGFFKKANALLVTLRSGFPHLGMVVPARLQAYMSAGRPVLAMIGNGGADVIKEANCGYAVPAGDYEALATIIRNNVLVNKEAFETLGYNGRCYFEREFQKDICIDNLCRILKEDF; via the coding sequence ATGTTCGCTTTCAATATCTCTAGAATAGAAATGAAGGTTTTATTAATAACACAGTATTTTTATCCTGAGAATTTTAAAAGTAATGATATTGCTTTTGAATTAGTGAAAAGAGGTTATGAAGTAGATGCACTAGTAGGTATCCCTAATTATCCGGAAGGGCAAATCTATAATGGATATGGTCTCTTTAAGAAACGTCGGGAGAATGTAAAAGGAGTGAATGTATACCGCTCCTTTCAGATACCACGTGGCAAAGGAGGAGGATTAAGGCTAATGATTAATTACCTGAGTTTTGTTTTTTCTTCGTGTTTTAATGTGTTTTTTTATTTTGCTTGGAGAAATTATGATGCAGTAATTGTGCATGAAGTCTCGCCTATATTTCAAGCATATCCTGCTATTCTTCTGAGAAAACTAAGAAAAGTTCCAGTTTACCTATGGGTGTTGGATATATGGCCTGATGCTATGATGTCTGGTGGCGGAATCAAAAATAGGAAAATCTTATCATTTGTAAATAGATTAGTGGTAAATATCTATGGTCAATGTGACAGGATATTGATTAGTAGTAAGCGTTTTACCGAATCTATTTTATCTAAAGGAGATTTTGTTGATAAAATAAAGTATTTCCCTAATTGGAGTGATGACTTATTGAAAGTAGATTCGGAATATCCTATTCCTCAATTACCTGATGGTTTTAAAATAATGCTTGCTGGAAATTTAGGACGTTCCCAAAATTTAGATGCAGTTGTTCAGTTGATTCTATCTTTGAGAGATATAAAGGACTTGAAATGGATATTTATAGGTAATGGAAGTGAAAAGGAATGGCTTGATAATTTTATAGAGGCTAATAAATTGAGTGATGTAGCATTTACATTAGGACGTTTTCCACTTGAAGCAATGCCGGGATTCTTTAAAAAGGCTAATGCTCTGCTTGTTACTTTACGATCAGGATTCCCTCATTTGGGAATGGTAGTTCCTGCACGTTTACAGGCATATATGTCTGCTGGAAGGCCTGTCTTAGCAATGATTGGTAATGGTGGAGCAGACGTGATAAAAGAAGCTAATTGTGGTTATGCTGTTCCTGCGGGAGATTACGAGGCTTTGGCTACTATAATTCGAAATAATGTACTGGTGAATAAGGAGGCTTTTGAGACTTTGGGATATAATGGGCGTTGTTACTTTGAGAGAGAATTTCAAAAAGATATCTGTATAGATAATCTGTGCCGAATACTCAAGGAAGATTTTTAA
- a CDS encoding polysaccharide deacetylase family protein encodes MNILTFDIEDWYNCDFISGDFNWDKHEVRIYQGVDRILAELEKRNQKGTFFCLGWIAERHPDVIRSIQKQGHHIGCHSYQHELSFRFDEKTFKADTLKAKRLIEDVTGEEVNAFRAPGFSITKNNTWALYCLAEMGFRYDCSMFPAPHDYGGMPSYGEGVPKRIDVGDGRIIKEFPINIHQIMGKHIVFSGGGFFRLFPYWLINHWGRHSDYMMTYFHPRDFDEEQPVMKSLPVMRRFKSYVGIKGAFTKFQRVLDHYEFYNVEQADKLINWNTIPIMRLDDLK; translated from the coding sequence TTGAATATACTAACCTTCGACATTGAGGACTGGTATAATTGCGACTTTATCTCAGGTGATTTCAATTGGGATAAACATGAAGTGCGTATATATCAGGGAGTAGACCGTATTCTTGCAGAATTGGAGAAACGGAATCAAAAAGGAACATTTTTTTGCCTTGGCTGGATTGCGGAAAGACATCCAGATGTGATTCGTTCTATTCAAAAGCAGGGGCATCATATAGGTTGTCATTCCTATCAACATGAGTTATCTTTCCGTTTTGATGAGAAGACATTTAAAGCAGATACATTGAAGGCGAAACGCCTAATAGAAGATGTGACGGGAGAGGAAGTGAATGCATTTCGTGCCCCGGGATTTTCTATCACTAAGAATAATACTTGGGCGCTTTATTGTCTGGCAGAGATGGGATTCAGATATGATTGTTCTATGTTTCCTGCTCCTCATGATTATGGTGGTATGCCAAGTTATGGAGAAGGTGTTCCGAAACGTATTGATGTTGGTGATGGAAGGATTATCAAAGAGTTTCCAATAAATATCCATCAGATAATGGGTAAACATATTGTTTTTTCCGGTGGTGGTTTCTTCCGTTTATTTCCTTATTGGCTGATTAATCATTGGGGAAGACATAGTGATTATATGATGACTTATTTTCATCCGAGAGATTTTGATGAAGAGCAACCTGTCATGAAAAGCTTACCTGTAATGCGTCGTTTTAAGAGTTATGTTGGCATAAAAGGGGCTTTTACTAAGTTTCAAAGGGTATTGGATCATTATGAGTTTTATAATGTAGAACAGGCTGATAAGCTTATTAATTGGAATACTATTCCTATAATGCGATTAGATGATTTAAAATAA